A portion of the Haemophilus influenzae genome contains these proteins:
- the cmoB gene encoding tRNA 5-methoxyuridine(34)/uridine 5-oxyacetic acid(34) synthase CmoB produces the protein MIDFRPFYQQIATTNLSDWLETLPRQLKEWETQTHGDYAKWSKIVDFLPDLHADEIDLKSAVKSDRTSPLSEGEKQRIIHHLKQLMPWRKGPYHLFGIHVDCEWRSDFKWDRVLPHLSPLQGRTILDVGCGSGYHMWRMVGEGAKMVVGIDPTELFLCQFEAVRKLLNNDRRANLIPLGIEQMQPLAAFDTVFSMGVLYHRKSPLDHLSQLKNQLVKGGELVLETLVVDGDVNTVLVPIDRYAKMKNVYFIPSVAALINWLEKVGFTNVRCVDVATTTLEEQRKTDWLENESLIDFLDPNDHSKTIEGYQAPKRAVILANK, from the coding sequence ATGATCGACTTTCGCCCTTTTTATCAACAAATTGCTACTACAAATTTATCAGACTGGTTAGAGACCTTACCGCGCCAATTGAAAGAATGGGAAACTCAAACTCATGGCGATTATGCGAAATGGAGCAAAATTGTTGATTTTCTACCAGATTTACATGCTGATGAAATCGATCTAAAAAGTGCGGTGAAATCTGACCGCACTTCTCCCCTTTCAGAAGGTGAAAAACAACGAATTATCCATCATTTAAAACAATTAATGCCGTGGCGAAAAGGGCCTTATCATCTTTTCGGCATTCATGTAGATTGTGAATGGCGTTCAGATTTTAAATGGGATCGTGTTCTTCCTCACTTGTCCCCCTTGCAAGGTCGCACTATTTTAGACGTGGGTTGTGGCAGCGGTTATCATATGTGGAGAATGGTAGGCGAAGGCGCAAAAATGGTGGTGGGGATTGATCCTACCGAGCTTTTCCTTTGCCAATTTGAAGCCGTACGCAAACTGCTTAATAATGATCGTCGAGCAAATCTCATCCCGCTAGGTATTGAGCAAATGCAACCATTAGCGGCATTTGACACTGTATTTTCAATGGGCGTACTCTATCATCGTAAATCCCCATTAGATCATTTAAGCCAATTGAAAAATCAATTGGTAAAAGGTGGCGAATTGGTATTAGAAACGTTAGTGGTGGATGGCGATGTAAATACTGTACTCGTACCGATAGATCGCTATGCAAAAATGAAAAATGTTTATTTTATCCCCTCTGTCGCCGCACTAATCAACTGGCTAGAAAAAGTTGGCTTTACCAACGTACGTTGTGTGGATGTAGCGACAACTACATTAGAAGAACAGCGTAAAACTGATTGGTTAGAAAATGAAAGCCTGATTGATTTTTTAGATCCAAATGATCACAGTAAAACCATTGAAGGTTATCAAGCACCGAAAAGAGCGGTAATTTTAGCGAACAAATAA
- the putP gene encoding sodium/proline symporter PutP, which produces MFGFDPTLITFTIYIFGMLLIGVLAYYYTNNLSDYILGGRRLGSFVTAMSAGASDMSGWLLMGLPGAVYLSGLVEGWIAIGLTIGAYFNWLLVAGRLRVYTELNNNALTLPEYFHNRFGSSHKLLKLVSATIILVFFTIYCASGVVAGAKLFQNIFSVEYSTALWYGAAATIAYTFIGGFLAVSWTDTIQATLMIFALILTPVFVLLSFADTAQFSAVLEQAEAAINKDFTDLFTSTTPLGLLSLAAWGLGYFGQPHILARFMAADSVKSLIKARRISMTWMVLCLGGAIGIGLFAIPYFFANPAIAGTVNNEPEQVFIELAKLLFNPWIAGILLSAILAAVMSTLSAQLLISSSSITEDFYKGFIRPKASEKELVWLGRIMVLVIAALAIWIAQDENSKVLKLVEFAWAGFGSAFGPVVLFSLFWKRMTSSGAMAGMLVGAVTVFAWKEVVPADTDWFKVYEMIPGFAFASLAIIVISLLSNKPEQDILNTFDKAEKAYKEAK; this is translated from the coding sequence ATGTTTGGATTCGACCCAACTCTTATTACTTTTACTATTTATATTTTCGGGATGTTGCTGATTGGCGTACTCGCCTATTATTACACGAATAATTTATCAGATTACATTCTCGGTGGACGTCGTTTAGGCAGTTTTGTGACCGCAATGTCTGCAGGTGCTTCAGATATGTCTGGTTGGCTTTTAATGGGCTTACCTGGTGCGGTATATTTATCAGGCTTAGTTGAAGGCTGGATTGCTATTGGTTTAACTATCGGGGCTTATTTTAACTGGCTTTTAGTGGCTGGTCGTTTGCGTGTTTATACAGAATTAAATAATAATGCACTCACTCTCCCAGAATATTTTCACAATCGTTTTGGTTCATCACACAAATTATTAAAACTTGTTTCTGCCACTATTATTTTAGTGTTTTTTACTATTTATTGTGCTTCTGGTGTCGTTGCTGGCGCAAAATTATTCCAAAATATATTTTCTGTGGAATATTCCACCGCACTTTGGTACGGTGCAGCGGCAACCATTGCTTACACGTTCATCGGAGGTTTCCTCGCGGTAAGCTGGACAGATACCATTCAAGCCACATTAATGATTTTTGCATTAATTTTAACCCCTGTTTTTGTGTTATTGAGTTTCGCCGATACCGCTCAATTTTCCGCAGTACTAGAACAAGCTGAGGCTGCCATAAATAAAGATTTCACGGATTTATTTACTTCTACCACACCACTTGGTTTATTAAGTCTTGCGGCTTGGGGATTAGGCTATTTCGGGCAACCGCATATTTTAGCACGCTTTATGGCTGCGGATTCTGTCAAATCACTTATCAAAGCACGCCGTATTAGTATGACATGGATGGTACTTTGCTTAGGAGGCGCAATTGGCATTGGCTTATTCGCCATTCCGTATTTCTTTGCTAATCCAGCTATTGCAGGCACAGTCAATAATGAACCAGAGCAAGTATTTATTGAATTAGCTAAACTCTTATTTAACCCTTGGATCGCGGGCATATTACTTTCAGCTATCTTAGCCGCTGTAATGAGTACATTAAGCGCGCAATTATTAATTTCGTCTAGCTCAATCACAGAAGATTTCTACAAAGGTTTTATTCGCCCTAAGGCTTCAGAAAAAGAGCTCGTATGGCTTGGAAGAATTATGGTGTTAGTTATTGCCGCACTTGCTATCTGGATCGCACAAGATGAAAACAGCAAAGTATTAAAACTTGTAGAATTTGCTTGGGCTGGTTTTGGTAGTGCATTTGGCCCAGTTGTACTTTTCTCTCTTTTCTGGAAACGAATGACATCATCGGGCGCAATGGCCGGTATGCTTGTAGGCGCAGTGACAGTATTTGCTTGGAAAGAAGTTGTTCCAGCTGATACTGATTGGTTTAAAGTATATGAAATGATCCCAGGCTTTGCTTTCGCCAGCCTTGCAATTATTGTTATTTCATTACTTTCCAATAAACCAGAACAAGATATTCTTAATACCTTTGATAAAGCAGAAAAGGCTTATAAGGAAGCAAAATGA
- the glnS gene encoding glutamine--tRNA ligase — MSHTETSLGAENTRTHNFITQIIDEDLASGKHKSVHTRFPPEPNGYLHIGHAKSICLNFGLAKEYQGLCNLRFDDTNPVKEDVEYVDSIKADVEWLGFKWEGEPRYASDYFDALYGYAIELIKKGLAYVDELSPEEMREYRGTLTEPGKNSPYRDRTIEENLALFEKMKNGEFAEGKASLRAKIDMASPFMVMRDPVIYRIKFASHHQTGDKWCIYPMYDFTHCISDAIERITHSICTLEFQDNRRLYDWVLENISIERPLPHQYEFSRLNLEGTLTSKRKLLKLVNDEIVDGWNDPRMPTISGLRRRGYTPASLREFCRRIGVTKQDNVVEYSALEACIREDLNENAPRAMAVIDPVRVVIENFESEAVLTAPNHPNRPELGERQLPFTKELYIDRADFREEANKQYKRLVLGKEVRLRNAYVIKAERVEKDASGEITTIFCTYDPETLGKNPADGRKVKGVIHWVSAVNNHPAEFRLYDRLFTVPNPGAEDDIESVLNPNSLVIKQGFVEQSLANAEAEKGYQFEREGYFCADSKDSRPEHLVFNLTVSLKEGF; from the coding sequence ATGAGCCATACAGAGACATCTTTGGGTGCAGAAAATACCCGCACTCACAATTTTATTACCCAAATTATTGATGAAGATTTAGCTTCGGGTAAACATAAAAGCGTTCATACCCGTTTTCCGCCAGAGCCGAATGGCTATTTGCATATTGGTCACGCAAAGTCTATTTGCTTGAATTTTGGCTTGGCAAAAGAATACCAAGGTTTATGTAACCTACGTTTTGACGATACCAATCCAGTAAAAGAAGACGTGGAATATGTAGATTCTATCAAAGCGGATGTGGAATGGTTAGGTTTTAAATGGGAGGGCGAACCGCGTTATGCATCTGATTATTTTGATGCGCTTTATGGCTATGCGATTGAATTGATTAAAAAAGGCTTGGCTTATGTGGATGAGCTTTCTCCAGAAGAAATGCGTGAATATCGTGGTACCTTAACCGAGCCGGGTAAAAACAGCCCATATCGTGACCGCACTATTGAAGAAAACTTAGCGTTATTTGAAAAAATGAAGAACGGTGAGTTTGCAGAGGGGAAAGCAAGTTTACGTGCAAAAATTGATATGGCATCGCCATTTATGGTCATGCGTGATCCAGTAATTTATCGTATTAAATTTGCAAGCCATCACCAAACAGGTGACAAATGGTGCATTTACCCAATGTACGATTTCACTCACTGTATCTCTGATGCCATTGAGCGTATTACACACTCAATCTGTACATTAGAATTCCAAGATAACCGTCGTTTATATGACTGGGTATTGGAAAATATCAGTATTGAGCGTCCATTACCGCATCAATATGAATTCTCACGTTTAAATTTAGAAGGCACTTTAACCTCTAAACGTAAATTATTGAAATTGGTAAATGATGAAATCGTGGATGGTTGGAATGATCCACGTATGCCAACCATTTCAGGTTTACGCCGTCGTGGTTATACACCAGCTTCGTTACGTGAATTTTGTCGCCGTATTGGTGTGACTAAACAAGATAACGTGGTGGAATATTCTGCACTTGAAGCCTGCATTCGTGAGGATTTAAATGAAAATGCACCACGTGCAATGGCAGTGATTGATCCTGTTCGTGTGGTAATTGAAAACTTTGAAAGCGAAGCGGTTTTAACTGCCCCAAATCATCCAAATCGTCCTGAATTAGGGGAACGTCAATTGCCGTTCACGAAAGAGCTTTATATTGATCGCGCAGACTTCCGTGAGGAAGCGAACAAACAATATAAACGCTTAGTATTAGGCAAAGAAGTGCGTTTGCGTAACGCTTATGTGATTAAAGCGGAACGTGTAGAAAAAGATGCAAGTGGCGAAATCACCACGATTTTCTGTACTTACGATCCTGAAACTTTAGGTAAAAATCCAGCAGATGGACGTAAAGTGAAAGGTGTCATTCATTGGGTTTCTGCGGTTAATAATCATCCAGCTGAATTCCGTTTGTATGATCGCTTATTTACTGTGCCAAATCCAGGGGCTGAAGATGATATCGAAAGCGTGTTAAACCCAAATTCTTTAGTGATAAAACAAGGTTTTGTAGAGCAAAGCCTCGCAAATGCAGAAGCAGAGAAAGGTTACCAATTTGAACGTGAGGGTTATTTCTGTGCAGATAGTAAAGATAGCCGTCCTGAACATTTGGTATTTAACTTAACAGTAAGCTTAAAAGAAGGCTTCTAA
- the glgB gene encoding 1,4-alpha-glucan branching protein GlgB, translated as MTTAVTQAIIDGFFDASNGDPFATLGMHETERGIEIRTLLPDANRVVVIERESGKEITELDCVDERGFFVGVIPNCRQFFAYQLQVFWGNEAQIIEDPYRFHPMIDDLEQWLLSEGSMLRPYEVLGAHFMECDGVSGVNFRLWAPNARRVSIVGDFNYWDGRRHPMRFHLKSGVWELFLPKASLGQLYKFELIDCHGNLRLKADPFAFSSQLRPDTASQVSALPNVVEMTEQRRQANQANQPISIYEVHLGSWRRNLENNFWLDYDQIADELIPYVKEMGFTHIEFLPLSEFPFDGSWGYQPLGLYSPTSRFGSPEAFRRLVKRAHEAGINVILDWVPGHFPSDTHGLVAFDGTALYEHEDPREGYHQDWNTLIYNYGRNEVKNFLSSNALYWLERFGVDGIRMDAVASMIYRDYSRAEGEWIPNQYGGRENLEAIEFLKHTNWKIHSEMAGAISIAEESTSFAGVTHPSENGGLGFNFKWNMGWMNDTLAYMKLDPIDRQYHHNKMTFGMVYQYSENFVLPLSHDEVVHGKYSLLGKMPGDTWQKFANLRAYYGYMWGYPGKKLLFMGNEFAQGREWNYEESLDWFLLDENIGGGWHKGVLKLVKDLNQIYQKNRPLFELDNSPEGFDWLVVDDAANSVFAFERRSSNGERIIVVSNFTPVPRHNYRIGVNVAGKYEEILNTDSMYYEGSNVGNFGCVASEKIESHGRENSISVSIPPLATVYLRLKAK; from the coding sequence ATGACAACCGCAGTAACACAAGCAATTATTGATGGTTTTTTTGATGCGAGCAATGGTGATCCTTTTGCTACGCTAGGTATGCACGAAACTGAGCGCGGAATTGAAATTCGTACGTTATTGCCAGATGCCAATCGAGTGGTGGTGATTGAGCGTGAAAGTGGTAAAGAAATAACGGAACTGGATTGTGTCGATGAGCGTGGATTTTTTGTTGGTGTTATTCCAAATTGTCGTCAATTTTTTGCTTATCAATTACAGGTTTTTTGGGGTAATGAAGCACAAATTATCGAAGATCCTTATCGTTTTCATCCAATGATTGACGATTTAGAACAATGGCTACTTTCTGAAGGATCTATGCTTCGCCCATATGAAGTGCTTGGTGCACATTTTATGGAATGTGATGGTGTGAGCGGGGTGAATTTCCGCTTGTGGGCACCTAATGCAAGACGAGTTTCTATTGTAGGTGATTTCAACTATTGGGATGGTCGCCGTCATCCTATGCGTTTTCATCTAAAAAGTGGTGTATGGGAGCTATTTTTACCAAAAGCCAGTTTAGGACAGCTCTATAAGTTTGAATTAATTGATTGTCATGGCAATCTTCGTTTGAAAGCCGATCCCTTTGCCTTTAGTTCGCAACTTCGCCCTGATACAGCATCGCAAGTGAGTGCATTACCAAATGTGGTCGAAATGACGGAACAACGTCGTCAAGCAAATCAAGCGAATCAACCGATTTCCATTTATGAAGTGCATTTAGGATCTTGGCGTCGTAATTTAGAAAACAATTTTTGGCTAGATTACGATCAAATTGCTGATGAATTAATTCCTTATGTAAAAGAGATGGGCTTTACCCATATAGAATTTTTACCGCTTTCTGAATTTCCGTTTGATGGTTCTTGGGGTTATCAACCACTTGGGCTTTATTCGCCAACCAGTCGCTTTGGTTCACCTGAAGCCTTCCGCCGTTTAGTAAAACGTGCTCACGAAGCAGGCATCAACGTGATTTTAGATTGGGTGCCAGGGCATTTCCCAAGTGATACGCATGGTTTAGTCGCATTTGATGGCACAGCTTTGTATGAGCATGAAGACCCTCGCGAAGGCTATCATCAAGATTGGAATACCTTGATTTATAACTATGGGCGTAATGAGGTCAAAAATTTCTTATCCAGTAATGCACTGTATTGGCTTGAACGTTTTGGCGTAGATGGTATTCGCATGGATGCTGTGGCTTCAATGATCTACCGCGATTACAGCCGTGCGGAGGGCGAGTGGATTCCAAACCAATACGGCGGACGTGAAAATTTAGAAGCCATCGAGTTTCTAAAACACACCAACTGGAAAATTCACAGCGAAATGGCGGGGGCAATTTCTATTGCGGAGGAATCTACCTCTTTTGCAGGCGTAACCCACCCAAGCGAAAACGGCGGCTTGGGCTTCAATTTCAAATGGAATATGGGCTGGATGAACGATACGCTGGCTTATATGAAGCTTGACCCCATTGACCGCCAATATCATCACAACAAAATGACCTTTGGAATGGTATATCAATACAGCGAAAATTTTGTGCTACCACTTTCTCACGATGAAGTGGTTCACGGTAAATATTCACTTCTTGGCAAGATGCCAGGTGATACGTGGCAAAAATTCGCTAACTTGCGTGCATATTACGGTTATATGTGGGGCTACCCAGGCAAAAAATTACTCTTTATGGGGAATGAATTTGCCCAAGGTCGTGAGTGGAATTACGAAGAAAGTTTGGACTGGTTCTTGCTTGATGAAAATATTGGCGGAGGCTGGCATAAAGGCGTATTGAAGCTGGTTAAAGACCTCAATCAAATTTATCAAAAAAATCGACCGCTCTTTGAGCTCGACAACTCCCCAGAGGGTTTCGATTGGCTTGTCGTTGATGATGCGGCAAATTCTGTGTTCGCCTTTGAACGTCGCAGTTCAAACGGAGAACGTATTATTGTCGTCAGTAACTTTACCCCTGTGCCTCGCCACAATTACCGCATCGGCGTGAATGTTGCAGGAAAATACGAAGAAATTTTAAATACCGATTCGATGTATTACGAAGGTTCAAACGTGGGCAATTTTGGTTGTGTCGCAAGTGAAAAAATCGAAAGCCACGGACGAGAAAATTCGATTTCAGTGTCCATTCCGCCGTTAGCAACAGTTTATTTGAGATTGAAGGCGAAATAA
- a CDS encoding YcgN family cysteine cluster protein produces the protein MQLEPNFWQTKSLLEMTESEWEALCDGCGKCCYRKYIQGRGKRQKLYYTRIACNLLDLETGKCGNYSERFNIETDCTKLTKKNLPDFHWLPDTCAYRLLYEGKTLPEWHPLISGSPHSVKNADILIKNGIHERDVIDWFEFIIDEDHTFK, from the coding sequence ATGCAACTTGAACCCAATTTCTGGCAAACCAAATCCCTCCTTGAAATGACCGAATCTGAATGGGAAGCCTTATGTGATGGCTGCGGCAAATGCTGTTATCGCAAATATATTCAAGGGCGAGGTAAACGCCAAAAACTCTATTACACCCGAATTGCTTGTAATCTTTTAGATCTGGAAACAGGAAAGTGCGGTAATTATTCAGAGCGTTTTAACATTGAAACCGATTGCACCAAACTCACCAAAAAGAATTTACCTGATTTTCATTGGCTGCCTGATACTTGTGCCTATCGTTTGCTTTATGAAGGAAAAACACTCCCTGAATGGCATCCGCTTATTTCTGGCTCTCCCCATTCTGTAAAAAATGCGGATATTTTGATTAAAAATGGTATCCACGAACGCGATGTGATTGATTGGTTTGAATTTATTATTGACGAAGATCACACTTTTAAATAA
- the rng gene encoding ribonuclease G produces the protein MDSVELLMNVTPNETRIALVETGMLREVHIERQAKRGIVGNIYKGRVTRVLPGMQSAFVDIGLEKAAFLHAADIVSHTECVDENEQKQFKVKSISELVREGQDIVVQVVKDPLGTKGARLTTDITLPSRYLVFMPENSHVGVSQRIESEEERTRLKALVEPFCDELGGFIIRTATEGASEEELRQDAEFLKRLWRKVLERKSKYPTKSKIYGEPALPQRILRDFIGTNLEKIRIDSKLCFGEVKEFTDEFMPELSDKLVLYSGNQPIFDVYGVENAIQTALDKRVNLKSGGYLIIEQTEAMTTIDINTGAFVGHRNLEETIFNTNIEATKAIAQQLQLRNLGGIIIIDFIDMQTDEHRNRVLQSLCDALSKDRMKTNVNGFTQLGLVEMTRKRTRESLEHVLCDECPTCHGRGRVKTVETVCYEIMREIIRVYHLFSSEQFVVYASPAVSEYLINEESHGLLPEVEMFIGKRVKVKTEQFYNQEQFDVVVM, from the coding sequence ATGGATTCTGTCGAGTTATTGATGAACGTAACGCCTAACGAAACACGCATTGCGCTAGTCGAAACAGGAATGTTGCGCGAAGTGCATATTGAACGCCAAGCTAAACGAGGAATTGTCGGAAATATTTATAAAGGTCGTGTCACTCGAGTGTTACCAGGAATGCAGTCGGCTTTTGTTGATATTGGTTTGGAAAAAGCGGCTTTTTTACACGCCGCTGATATTGTATCTCACACGGAATGTGTAGATGAAAATGAACAAAAGCAATTTAAAGTTAAGAGCATTTCAGAATTAGTACGAGAAGGGCAGGATATTGTTGTACAAGTGGTAAAAGATCCCCTTGGTACAAAAGGCGCGCGTTTAACAACGGATATCACATTGCCATCACGTTATCTTGTTTTTATGCCAGAAAATAGCCACGTAGGTGTTTCACAACGCATTGAAAGCGAAGAAGAACGCACCCGTTTAAAAGCGTTGGTTGAACCTTTTTGTGATGAACTCGGCGGTTTTATTATCCGTACCGCCACAGAAGGGGCAAGCGAAGAAGAATTACGTCAAGACGCTGAATTTTTAAAACGCTTATGGCGTAAAGTTTTAGAACGTAAATCTAAATATCCAACCAAATCAAAAATTTACGGTGAGCCAGCACTTCCGCAACGCATTTTGCGTGATTTTATCGGCACAAACTTAGAAAAAATTCGTATCGACTCTAAACTTTGTTTTGGCGAAGTGAAAGAGTTTACCGATGAATTTATGCCTGAATTAAGCGATAAACTTGTTCTTTATTCTGGCAATCAACCTATCTTTGATGTGTATGGGGTTGAAAATGCGATCCAAACAGCCTTAGATAAACGTGTTAATCTCAAATCGGGTGGCTATTTAATTATCGAGCAAACAGAAGCCATGACCACCATTGATATTAATACAGGCGCATTTGTGGGGCATCGTAATCTAGAAGAAACCATCTTCAATACCAATATTGAAGCAACTAAAGCCATTGCGCAGCAATTACAACTACGTAATCTTGGTGGCATAATCATTATTGATTTTATTGATATGCAAACAGATGAACATCGCAATCGAGTATTGCAATCTTTATGTGATGCGCTTTCTAAAGATCGTATGAAAACTAATGTGAATGGCTTTACGCAATTAGGCCTTGTAGAAATGACTCGTAAAAGAACCCGCGAAAGCCTTGAACACGTGCTATGCGATGAATGTCCAACTTGTCATGGACGTGGTCGGGTGAAAACTGTTGAGACAGTTTGCTACGAAATTATGCGTGAAATTATTCGGGTGTATCATTTATTCAGTAGTGAACAATTTGTTGTTTATGCCTCGCCAGCAGTTTCAGAATATCTTATTAATGAAGAATCTCACGGTTTACTGCCAGAAGTGGAAATGTTTATTGGAAAACGAGTAAAAGTAAAAACAGAACAGTTTTATAACCAAGAACAGTTTGATGTGGTTGTAATGTAA
- the malQ gene encoding 4-alpha-glucanotransferase — translation MQISDSLKQKAEKCGIALSHYDIDGHLIFADEKTVLTFVELLQPPPKAKGQFDDVLAAFENEPIDYRLNRLDLPPSAEYRYQLIDESNAILLEKILSNLSALSLPPLPFGYYQLSIFSDTEQYRVRLLISPKTAFQPSVLKNKKVWGVNVQLYSLRSEQNWGIGDFGDLAALIEQSAKLGADYVGINPLHLPYPAVPNWASPYSSSSRRWLNFLYLTIPDLPEFKRCRSVQNWFKREDIQAKIAALRESDCVDYSSILALKLTALESLFDFFQRSQSAEIVTRRKIFADYLKNKGEPLLLQGLFNVLDLQEHADHQAEENTIGWLGWHKEWQYLSAVKRKALLKTHHEQIQFFAWLQWLIEEQLSALQNLCKQSGMKLGIYGDLAVNSSRGSADLWSDPDLYCVNASIGAPPDPLGPVGQNWNLPPYNPTVLKARGFTPFIDMLRANMQYFGVLRIDHVMGLFRLWWIPKGKTAADGAYVHYPFDELMAILAIESVRNECLIIGEDLGTVPDEVRWKLNEFQIFSYFVLYFAQRNGEFPRISDYPRNAYATIGTHDVPSLQSFWHCRDLELFNQLGILNGEVLKQKYDQRVMDKQALLNSLHRDNYLPPHYEGDALSMAMHDHLNRMIHYYLAESNSRLIGVQLENLLSQEISFNLPGTSNEYPNWCKKLAQPLAFIFSNEALKTFFVQINQGRNV, via the coding sequence ATGCAAATCTCGGATTCTCTCAAACAAAAAGCAGAAAAATGCGGAATCGCGCTTTCTCATTATGATATTGATGGGCATCTTATTTTTGCGGATGAAAAGACGGTTTTAACTTTTGTTGAGCTTTTGCAGCCTCCGCCAAAAGCGAAAGGACAGTTTGACGATGTACTGGCTGCATTTGAAAATGAACCGATTGATTATCGACTCAATCGTCTAGATCTCCCACCATCTGCGGAATATCGTTATCAGCTGATTGATGAATCTAATGCTATTCTGTTAGAAAAAATACTTTCAAATTTATCCGCACTTTCTTTGCCTCCACTTCCTTTTGGCTATTATCAATTATCTATTTTTTCTGACACTGAACAGTATCGCGTTCGTTTACTTATTTCTCCTAAAACAGCTTTTCAACCATCCGTATTAAAAAATAAAAAAGTGTGGGGCGTGAATGTGCAACTTTACAGTTTACGCTCAGAACAAAACTGGGGGATTGGCGATTTTGGCGATTTGGCTGCTTTGATTGAACAAAGTGCAAAATTAGGCGCAGATTATGTGGGAATTAATCCATTACATTTGCCATATCCTGCTGTGCCAAATTGGGCTAGCCCTTATAGTTCATCTTCCCGTCGTTGGTTGAATTTCTTATATTTGACCATTCCTGATTTACCCGAATTTAAGCGTTGCCGTTCAGTACAAAATTGGTTTAAGCGTGAGGATATTCAAGCAAAAATTGCTGCTTTACGTGAAAGTGATTGCGTCGATTATTCTTCAATTTTGGCTTTAAAATTAACCGCACTTGAGTCCCTGTTTGATTTCTTTCAGCGTAGTCAATCCGCTGAAATTGTGACACGTCGAAAAATCTTTGCTGATTATTTAAAAAACAAAGGTGAACCTTTGTTGTTACAGGGTTTATTTAATGTCTTGGATTTGCAAGAACACGCCGATCATCAAGCAGAAGAAAATACCATCGGTTGGCTTGGCTGGCATAAGGAATGGCAATATTTAAGTGCGGTAAAAAGAAAAGCCCTATTAAAAACACACCATGAGCAAATCCAATTTTTTGCTTGGTTGCAATGGCTTATAGAAGAACAACTTTCCGCATTACAAAATCTTTGTAAACAGTCTGGTATGAAGTTGGGTATTTATGGCGATTTAGCGGTGAATAGTTCTCGTGGCAGTGCTGATTTATGGAGCGATCCTGATTTATATTGTGTAAATGCCTCTATTGGCGCACCGCCCGATCCGTTAGGCCCTGTAGGACAAAATTGGAATTTGCCACCTTATAATCCAACCGTGCTAAAAGCACGTGGCTTTACACCATTTATCGATATGCTACGTGCCAATATGCAATATTTCGGTGTGCTTCGCATCGATCATGTTATGGGCTTATTTCGTTTGTGGTGGATTCCAAAAGGAAAAACTGCGGCTGACGGTGCTTATGTGCATTATCCTTTTGATGAATTAATGGCGATTCTTGCCATTGAAAGTGTACGCAATGAATGTTTGATTATTGGTGAAGATCTCGGCACTGTGCCTGATGAAGTGAGGTGGAAATTAAACGAGTTTCAAATTTTCTCTTATTTTGTATTGTATTTCGCCCAACGAAATGGCGAATTTCCTCGTATATCTGATTATCCTCGAAATGCTTATGCCACTATTGGTACACATGATGTTCCCTCATTACAAAGTTTTTGGCATTGCCGTGATTTAGAATTATTTAATCAACTCGGTATTCTGAATGGGGAAGTGCTCAAGCAAAAATATGATCAACGTGTTATGGATAAACAAGCCTTATTAAATAGTTTACATCGTGATAATTATTTACCGCCGCATTATGAAGGCGATGCGCTTTCTATGGCGATGCACGATCATTTAAACCGAATGATCCATTATTATTTAGCGGAAAGTAACAGCCGATTGATTGGTGTGCAATTAGAAAATTTACTTAGCCAAGAAATCAGTTTTAATTTACCGGGCACCTCAAATGAATACCCAAACTGGTGCAAGAAACTTGCTCAACCGTTAGCGTTTATTTTTAGCAATGAAGCTTTAAAAACGTTCTTTGTGCAAATTAACCAAGGGCGAAATGTATAA